A section of the bacterium genome encodes:
- a CDS encoding universal stress protein — translation MFPFIYRLWRYSGLPEDLTTSTVTRLGEIQPAKPLPALGMETEQILQGALLNPFHLSPLWQRPSHGIDGIEARPEKILVADDGSEASAAAARDAGFLADHYGCKTISSTVARGPVTKILLETAIREGCDMIAVGTQARPLQDRIHHPSISEQLVKESASPVWISRAGPTGSLRGKLERILVPMDDTPQAWRAASQALIFARDFGADLFLLHVARKGQEPSGQVEGRHALLEKIPWKRTQTLEVAQRADLADTIAGEAESQDADLILMGTHRAETEAAVMDFSRTSRVVRVARRPLLVVHP, via the coding sequence ATGTTTCCCTTCATCTACCGCCTATGGCGGTATTCCGGGCTGCCGGAGGACCTCACGACGTCCACCGTCACCCGCTTGGGCGAAATCCAGCCGGCCAAGCCGCTTCCCGCCTTGGGGATGGAGACGGAGCAGATCCTTCAGGGCGCCCTCCTGAATCCTTTTCATCTCTCCCCGCTCTGGCAAAGGCCCTCTCACGGCATCGACGGCATCGAAGCGAGGCCCGAAAAGATCCTCGTCGCCGACGACGGCTCGGAGGCCTCGGCGGCCGCCGCCCGCGACGCCGGGTTTCTGGCGGATCATTATGGGTGCAAGACGATCAGCAGCACCGTGGCCCGCGGACCCGTGACCAAGATTCTCCTCGAAACCGCGATCCGCGAGGGCTGCGACATGATCGCGGTGGGCACCCAGGCCCGCCCCCTCCAGGACAGGATTCACCACCCCAGCATTTCGGAACAGCTCGTCAAGGAGTCGGCCTCGCCGGTTTGGATCAGCCGTGCCGGCCCCACAGGATCGCTCCGCGGAAAACTGGAACGCATCTTGGTGCCCATGGACGATACCCCGCAGGCCTGGCGGGCGGCCTCCCAGGCCCTCATCTTCGCCCGGGACTTCGGCGCCGACCTCTTTCTCCTCCATGTCGCCCGGAAGGGACAGGAACCCTCCGGTCAAGTCGAAGGCCGCCACGCGTTGCTGGAAAAGATCCCCTGGAAGAGGACTCAAACCTTGGAGGTCGCCCAGCGGGCGGACCTGGCGGACACCATCGCGGGCGAGGCCGAGTCGCAGGACGCCGACCTGATCCTGATGGGAACCCACCGGGCGGAAACGGAGGCCGCCGTGATGGATTTCAGCCGCACGTCGCGGGTCGTGAGGGTCGCTCGAAGGCCGCTGCTCGTGGTTCATCCTTAA